The following coding sequences are from one Rathayibacter sp. SW19 window:
- a CDS encoding nucleotide sugar dehydrogenase, which produces MNIAVIALGKIGLPLAVQFASKGHKVVGVDINTRTVELINSAIEPFPGEHGLQDRLRQLVPSGRLRATTDYADAVPDADAVVLVVPLFVDADAHPDFGWMDTATASLGAHLTSGTLISYETTLPVGTTRTRWKPMLQQASGLKEGVDFDLVFSPERVLTGRVFADLRKYPKLIGGLSSRGAERAISFYESVLDFDERPDLKRPNGVWDLGSAEAAELAKLAETTYRDVNIGLANQFALFAETAGIDIYQVIEASNSQPYSHIHRPGIAVGGHCIPVYPRLYLWNDPDATIVRSAREANAGMPAHAVAMLEGAYGPLNDANVVVLGAAYRGGVKETAFSGVFPTVAALRSHGANVRVHDPMYTDDELRKLGFEPYHFGEAVDAAIVQTDHADYRGIGPTDLPGLTVIIDGRRVSSARAWPDAIYRVIGTAPTTASS; this is translated from the coding sequence ATGAATATTGCCGTCATCGCACTGGGCAAGATCGGACTGCCGTTGGCTGTTCAGTTCGCCTCGAAGGGCCACAAAGTAGTCGGCGTCGACATCAACACCCGCACGGTCGAACTGATCAACAGCGCGATCGAACCGTTCCCTGGTGAGCACGGACTCCAAGATCGACTCAGGCAACTGGTGCCGAGCGGACGGCTGCGCGCAACGACGGACTATGCGGATGCCGTACCTGACGCGGATGCAGTCGTTCTCGTGGTTCCACTCTTCGTCGACGCGGATGCGCACCCCGACTTCGGTTGGATGGACACCGCAACCGCATCGCTGGGCGCACACCTGACATCGGGAACGCTAATTTCATACGAGACAACGCTGCCAGTGGGCACGACCAGAACGCGCTGGAAGCCAATGCTGCAGCAAGCATCCGGTTTGAAAGAGGGAGTTGACTTTGATCTCGTCTTCTCACCCGAGCGCGTTCTGACCGGGCGAGTCTTTGCCGATCTGCGCAAATACCCCAAGCTGATCGGTGGACTCTCCTCGCGTGGGGCAGAGCGCGCTATCAGTTTTTACGAGAGCGTGCTCGATTTTGACGAACGACCGGACCTGAAACGACCCAACGGGGTCTGGGACTTGGGATCCGCCGAAGCCGCGGAGCTTGCCAAGCTTGCAGAAACGACCTATCGGGATGTGAACATCGGCCTCGCCAATCAGTTTGCCCTCTTTGCAGAGACTGCCGGGATTGACATTTATCAGGTCATCGAGGCGTCCAACTCGCAGCCTTACAGCCACATCCACCGCCCCGGAATCGCCGTCGGGGGGCACTGCATTCCCGTCTATCCGCGCCTCTACCTGTGGAATGATCCGGATGCGACCATCGTGCGTTCAGCACGCGAAGCAAACGCCGGCATGCCCGCACACGCGGTCGCAATGCTCGAAGGTGCATACGGACCGTTGAACGATGCGAACGTCGTGGTGCTCGGTGCCGCCTACCGCGGCGGAGTGAAGGAGACGGCGTTTTCAGGGGTGTTCCCCACTGTGGCTGCGTTGCGGTCACACGGCGCGAATGTGCGCGTGCACGATCCGATGTACACCGATGACGAGTTGAGGAAATTGGGGTTCGAGCCCTATCACTTCGGTGAGGCCGTGGACGCCGCCATCGTCCAGACTGACCACGCCGACTATCGCGGGATTGGCCCGACCGACTTACCGGGCCTCACTGTCATCATCGACGGCCGACGTGTGAGTTCGGCACGCGCGTGGCCCGATGCAATCTACCGCGTGATCGGCACAGCCCCGACTACGGCGTCGTCCTGA
- a CDS encoding glycosyltransferase: MGGWLSRRTNALVRRVVRGRADWPRPVRRAFDSIAARDTWLSRLALRASGADVPAAIEIPSKHTRLYIGPANYAGQAFEWARAAERLYPDVAARNAAFVMPGDFGFAADYRVPVATYQASGAWQTAQLASIEQYTHVLIESFTSLLGNHWGGDLFREVSELRSRGLGVAFMCHGTDIRLPSRHRLNNPWSPFGDDERSRALEATAAANEKLIRRLGGPVLVSTPDLLIDAPDAQWCPVVVNANRWAIGRHEPLKRALPRVVHIPSAGPVKGTQLIAAAMEGLDAAGLIEYRLITGVPAAKMPEQYADADIVLDQFRIGCYGVAACEAMAANRIVVGHVTAQVRDEVRGATGLELPIVEANPTNIESVVREIMTAPDAYRNVAAAGEHFVRTLHDGSMSARVLADFMGISR, encoded by the coding sequence ATGGGTGGCTGGCTCAGCAGGCGCACTAACGCCCTCGTGCGCCGGGTCGTGCGCGGTCGTGCCGACTGGCCGCGACCCGTGCGACGTGCGTTCGATTCCATCGCCGCGCGCGACACCTGGTTGAGCAGGCTGGCGCTGCGCGCTTCCGGCGCCGACGTTCCCGCGGCGATTGAGATTCCCAGCAAACACACGCGGCTCTACATCGGACCGGCCAATTACGCCGGCCAGGCCTTCGAATGGGCCAGAGCAGCTGAGCGGCTATATCCGGACGTCGCTGCGCGCAACGCGGCGTTCGTGATGCCCGGCGACTTCGGGTTTGCGGCCGACTACCGGGTTCCAGTGGCAACGTATCAGGCCTCCGGCGCATGGCAAACGGCGCAGCTCGCGAGCATCGAGCAGTACACGCACGTTCTAATCGAATCATTCACGTCGCTGCTCGGCAATCACTGGGGCGGGGACCTGTTCCGAGAGGTCAGCGAGCTGCGTTCTCGAGGATTGGGTGTCGCGTTCATGTGCCACGGCACGGACATCAGGCTGCCGAGTCGGCACCGACTGAACAATCCCTGGTCGCCATTCGGCGACGACGAGCGCAGCCGCGCGCTAGAAGCAACCGCTGCGGCCAATGAGAAGCTGATCCGGCGACTCGGCGGGCCTGTTCTCGTGTCCACGCCGGACCTGCTGATCGACGCTCCCGACGCCCAATGGTGCCCCGTGGTTGTGAACGCTAATCGGTGGGCCATCGGCAGGCACGAACCACTCAAGCGGGCGCTCCCCCGCGTCGTTCACATTCCCAGTGCAGGGCCGGTCAAGGGCACGCAGCTGATCGCCGCTGCGATGGAAGGCCTTGACGCAGCGGGGTTGATCGAGTATCGCCTAATCACCGGCGTGCCCGCTGCGAAGATGCCTGAGCAGTATGCCGACGCCGACATTGTGCTCGACCAGTTCCGTATCGGGTGCTACGGCGTGGCTGCATGTGAGGCGATGGCAGCGAACCGCATCGTCGTCGGCCACGTCACAGCGCAGGTGCGTGACGAGGTGCGTGGGGCGACGGGACTCGAATTGCCGATCGTGGAAGCGAACCCGACGAACATCGAGAGTGTCGTGCGAGAAATTATGACTGCCCCAGACGCCTATCGCAACGTCGCGGCAGCCGGAGAGCACTTCGTGCGAACGCTGCACGACGGCTCGATGTCTGCGCGGGTGTTGGCGGACTTTATGGGCATCAGCCGCTAG